A single window of Ammospiza caudacuta isolate bAmmCau1 chromosome Z, bAmmCau1.pri, whole genome shotgun sequence DNA harbors:
- the F2RL2 gene encoding proteinase-activated receptor 3 — protein MKTLFFTGLLSFTSSLCTTASEFSWNGSAIKTVSLIKTFRGISARDYDYIPPYAIEGETTTIHIRENKCTSKKSNDSTLAEVSNTTLEYLTSSLSTQLIPAVYLSALLLGVPSNAIILWMLLFRIRSVCTAVLYTNLAVSDLLFCIVLPFKIAYHINGNNWVFGETMCRAATAVFYGNMYCSILLLTCISVTRYLAIVHPFTYKSLPKRAYAIAACAAVWAAVFLYMLPLAIMQQSYYVKQLDIYTCHDVHSACETVSSFQFYYYGSLAVFGFLIPLATIVFCYVSIIRTLKTHEWFWYVKVSLLILTIFAICFVPSNIILIIHHINYYYYNTDRLYSFYLIALCLSSLNSCLDPFLYFLMSKIRSQSNIYLTMVKISREK, from the coding sequence cttcaGAATTTTCATGGAATGGCTCTGCAATTAAAACAGTGTCTCTTATCAAAACTTTTCGGGGAATTTCAGCGAGAGACTATGATTACATCCCCCCTTATGCTATAGAGGGGGAAACAACAACCATCCATATCAGAGAAAACAAATGCACTTCAAAAAAGTCAAACGACTCCACATTAGCAGAAGTGAGCAACACCACGCTGGAGTACCTCACCAGCTCTCTGAGCACCCAGCTAATACCTGCCGTCTACCTCAGTGCTCTGTTACTGGGTGTGCCTTCTAATGCCATCATTCTGTGGATGCTACTCTTCAGGATCCGCTCCGTGTGCACCGCCGTCCTCTACACAAACCTGGCTGTCTCAGACCTGCTCTTCTGCATCGTACTGCCCTTCAAAATAGCCTACCACATCAACGGGAACAACTGGGTGTTTGGGGAGACCATGTGTCGGGCGGCCACGGCGGTGTTTTACGGCAACATGTACTGCTCCATTCTGCTGCTCACGTGCATCAGCGTCACCCGCTATCTGGCCATCGTCCACCCCTTCACCTACAAGAGCCTCCCGAAGCGCGCCTACGCCATCGCAGCCTGCGCCGCCGTCTGGGCCGCCGTCTTCCTCTACATGCTCCCGCTCGCCATCATGCAGCAAAGCTATTACGTGAAGCAGCTGGACATTTATACCTGCCACGACGTGCACAGCGCCTGCGAAACTGTGTCCTCCTTCCAGTTCTACTACTACGGGTCCTTGGCtgtatttgggtttttaataCCGCTCGCAACTATCGTGTTCTGCTATGTCTCGATTATACGAACACTCAAGACTCACGAATGGTTCTGGTATGTCAAAGTCAGTCTTTTGATTCTTACCATCTTTGCTATTTGCTTTGTGCCAAGCAATATTATCCTTATTATCCATCACATCAACTATTACTATTACAACACAGATAGGCTGTATTCTTTTTATCTAATTGCTTTATGTCTTAGCAGCCTAAACAGCTGTCTTGatcctttcctttattttctgatGTCAAAAATTAGAAGTCAATCCAATATTTATCTGACAATGGTTAAAATATCCAgggaaaaatga